From Lysinibacillus sp. SGAir0095, the proteins below share one genomic window:
- a CDS encoding MBL fold metallo-hydrolase has protein sequence MLNVKTYSLGPIQTNCYIVSNKQKDCILFDPGEESSKIIKVLRSNQLKPIAIFLTHAHFDHIGAVDELRELFNVPLYIHEKEVAWLGDPMKNGSGKYAELPDYIVKRPEEEHIIRKEQSFDILNVSFKAVFTPGHSPGSISYIFEEDGFAIVGDTLFQGSVGRTDLIGGSHEVLLKSIHEKLLVLPEDTIIYPGHGSYTTPTQEMDTNPFLNGF, from the coding sequence ATGTTAAATGTTAAAACGTATAGTTTAGGACCTATTCAAACAAATTGTTATATAGTTAGTAATAAGCAAAAAGACTGCATACTATTCGACCCTGGAGAAGAATCTTCAAAAATAATTAAAGTGCTTCGTTCGAATCAGTTAAAGCCAATCGCAATTTTCTTAACGCATGCACATTTCGATCATATTGGCGCTGTAGATGAACTAAGAGAGTTGTTTAATGTTCCATTGTATATCCATGAAAAGGAAGTTGCTTGGCTTGGTGATCCAATGAAGAATGGTTCTGGAAAATATGCAGAGCTTCCTGATTATATTGTTAAGAGACCTGAAGAAGAGCATATCATTCGCAAGGAACAATCATTTGATATACTAAATGTTAGTTTTAAAGCCGTTTTTACACCAGGTCATTCTCCGGGGAGTATTTCCTACATTTTTGAAGAGGATGGTTTTGCTATAGTAGGTGATACATTATTCCAAGGTAGTGTTGGAAGAACTGATTTAATAGGTGGCTCTCACGAGGTGCTGCTTAAGTCAATTCATGAGAAATTGCTTGTGTTACCTGAGGATACAATTATTTACCCTGGACATGGCAGCTATACGACTCCGACGCAAGAAATGGATACAAATCCTTTTTTAAACGGATTTTAG
- a CDS encoding DUF2626 family protein, whose translation MSNMYKVMAFWTGVFAVMFYLGDMYEVSLLFVGNTILFLLLGFLNLTERMYMYIFGAYLTIFFAGFTYYTTFIHVPGAGH comes from the coding sequence ATGAGTAACATGTATAAAGTTATGGCTTTCTGGACTGGTGTTTTTGCCGTTATGTTCTACCTTGGTGATATGTACGAGGTTTCGCTATTATTCGTTGGTAATACAATTTTATTCTTATTATTAGGCTTCTTAAACCTAACAGAACGCATGTACATGTACATTTTCGGAGCTTATTTAACAATATTCTTCGCAGGGTTTACGTACTACACTACGTTTATCCATGTACCAGGTGCAGGCCACTAA
- a CDS encoding ComGF family competence protein codes for MHQSKWRVVHNSQGYTLLEALFSFSVFVILAQILLVVLFWIQQMNTTYFTNEDTAWEFFVYDFQQSLVNVKEIKLSNDSKTVDVFYINDVKKINRSGDVLRLIINNQGNTPLLIGVRSALFNWDGQFLTLSVIFNNGVEKERRFFVQKITQ; via the coding sequence ATGCATCAATCGAAATGGAGAGTAGTTCATAATAGTCAGGGATATACCCTGCTTGAAGCGCTTTTTTCCTTTAGTGTATTTGTGATCCTCGCTCAAATATTATTAGTCGTCCTTTTTTGGATACAGCAAATGAATACAACCTATTTTACAAATGAAGATACAGCTTGGGAATTCTTTGTGTACGACTTTCAACAATCTTTAGTAAATGTTAAAGAGATTAAATTATCAAATGACTCCAAAACAGTAGATGTATTTTATATAAATGATGTAAAAAAAATAAATCGAAGTGGCGATGTGCTTAGATTAATTATAAACAATCAAGGTAATACTCCATTATTAATCGGAGTTCGCAGTGCTTTGTTTAATTGGGATGGTCAATTTCTCACGTTATCAGTTATTTTTAACAATGGGGTAGAAAAGGAGAGGAGGTTTTTTGTTCAAAAAATTACGCAATGA
- the comGC gene encoding competence type IV pilus major pilin ComGC, with protein sequence MLKRKTENGFTFIELKDAKNVGSSVKKKNLQSGFTLIEMLIVLLIISILILVTIPNVTKHFTTIDNKGCEAYLKMVQGQVEAYKIDNQSLPTLTQLKTDGYLKNDQATECPNGDLIEIQSDGNVIAVKRTTTEGSDGS encoded by the coding sequence TTGTTGAAAAGAAAGACTGAAAATGGATTTACTTTCATTGAATTGAAGGATGCTAAAAATGTTGGTTCCTCTGTTAAAAAGAAAAACCTGCAATCCGGGTTCACTTTAATAGAAATGTTAATCGTACTTCTGATCATTTCGATCCTAATACTAGTAACGATACCAAATGTTACAAAACACTTTACAACGATTGATAACAAAGGTTGTGAAGCGTATTTAAAAATGGTGCAGGGACAGGTAGAAGCCTACAAAATTGATAACCAGTCATTGCCCACTTTAACACAGCTTAAAACAGATGGTTACTTAAAGAATGATCAAGCAACTGAATGTCCAAACGGCGACTTGATCGAGATACAAAGTGACGGAAATGTAATAGCAGTAAAACGAACTACCACTGAAGGTTCAGATGGAAGTTAA
- the gcvPA gene encoding aminomethyl-transferring glycine dehydrogenase subunit GcvPA: MVHRYLPMTEQDKKEMLSTIGVESINELFSDIPESVRFQGLYNIKPAKSESALLKELKQLAAKNEDTDSNVSFLGAGIYNHYKPVIVDHVISRSEFYTAYTPYQPEISQGELQAIFEFQTMIAELTGMDLANSSMYDGGTSLAEAGMLAAGHTRRKKLLVSEAIHPEYRDVVATYAYGQSIEIVTVPTTNGVTDIDKLKELIDDNTAGVMVQYPNFFGQIEDLQTIGDITHEAKGLFIVSANPLALGILTPPGKLGADITVGDAQVFGISESFGGPYCGYFATTTKLMRKVPGRLVGETVDQDGRRGYVLTLQAREQHIRREKATSNICSNQALLALAASVAMTALGKKGVQEMAKQNIVKTRYAKNAFEAADFTVAFQGAHFNEIVIKTNKSVAEINEQLIQDGIIGGFNLGTIYPELENHVLIAVTELRTKEEIDALVEKMGAYNA, translated from the coding sequence ATGGTACATCGTTATCTTCCTATGACGGAACAAGATAAAAAAGAGATGCTTTCGACGATTGGTGTTGAAAGTATTAACGAATTATTTTCGGATATTCCTGAAAGTGTTCGTTTCCAAGGCTTATATAATATAAAACCGGCAAAATCAGAATCTGCTCTATTGAAAGAATTAAAACAACTAGCTGCTAAAAATGAAGACACAGATTCAAATGTGTCTTTCCTGGGTGCAGGTATTTATAACCACTATAAACCAGTAATTGTCGATCATGTTATTTCTCGTTCAGAATTTTATACTGCCTACACACCATATCAACCTGAAATCTCACAAGGTGAATTACAAGCCATCTTTGAATTCCAAACAATGATTGCAGAACTTACTGGAATGGATCTAGCAAACTCATCAATGTATGATGGAGGTACTTCCTTAGCAGAAGCTGGAATGCTTGCCGCCGGTCATACTCGTCGCAAGAAATTACTAGTTTCAGAGGCAATCCATCCTGAATATCGTGATGTAGTAGCTACTTATGCTTATGGTCAATCTATTGAAATTGTAACAGTACCAACTACTAACGGTGTTACAGATATCGATAAGTTAAAAGAATTAATAGACGACAATACAGCAGGAGTAATGGTGCAGTATCCAAACTTCTTTGGTCAAATCGAGGATCTTCAAACAATTGGTGACATTACTCATGAAGCGAAGGGATTATTTATCGTGTCAGCGAATCCGCTCGCTTTAGGTATCCTAACTCCTCCAGGCAAATTAGGTGCAGATATAACTGTAGGGGATGCTCAAGTGTTTGGTATTTCTGAAAGCTTTGGTGGTCCTTATTGCGGTTATTTCGCTACAACTACTAAGCTAATGCGTAAAGTACCAGGTCGTTTAGTAGGAGAAACTGTAGATCAAGATGGTCGCCGTGGCTATGTTTTAACTTTACAGGCTCGTGAACAGCACATCCGTAGAGAAAAAGCGACGTCCAATATTTGTTCAAACCAAGCTTTATTAGCTCTTGCAGCGTCTGTTGCAATGACTGCCCTTGGTAAAAAAGGTGTTCAAGAAATGGCGAAACAAAACATAGTGAAAACTCGTTATGCAAAAAATGCCTTTGAAGCAGCAGATTTCACAGTAGCATTCCAAGGGGCACACTTTAATGAAATTGTCATAAAAACAAACAAATCAGTAGCCGAAATCAATGAACAACTTATTCAGGATGGTATTATTGGCGGCTTTAACTTAGGCACAATTTATCCAGAGTTAGAAAATCATGTATTGATTGCTGTTACTGAATTACGTACAAAAGAAGAAATCGACGCATTAGTTGAGAAAATGGGGGCTTACAATGCATAA
- the gcvPB gene encoding aminomethyl-transferring glycine dehydrogenase subunit GcvPB — MHNENQSLIFELSKEGRVGYSLPELDVQDFDLSDLLPAGYVREEAAELPEVAELDIMRHYTALSRRNHGVDSGFYPLGSCTMKYNPKINENVARLSGFANIHPLQDEATVQGAMELLYELQTSLVEITGMDEVTLQPAAGAHGEWTALMMIRAFHEANGEGHRNKVIVPDSAHGTNPASATVAGFETITVKSNEDGLVDLDDLRRVVGEDTAALMLTNPNTLGLFEENILEMAEIIHGVGGKVYYDGANLNAVMSKARPGDMGFDCVHLNLHKTFTGPHGGGGPGSGPVGVKSDLIPFLPKPVLVKKEDGSFHFDYNRPQSIGRVKPYYGNFGINVRAYTYIRTMGPDGLKAVTEYAVLNANYMMRRLEPYFDLPYNRHCKHEFVLSGRRQKKLGVRTLDIAKRLLDFGYHPPTIYFPLNVEEGMMIEPTETESKETLDAFCDAMIQIAKETEENPSIVQEAPHTTVISRLDETRAARTPVLRFTKNEG; from the coding sequence ATGCATAACGAAAATCAATCACTCATTTTTGAATTATCCAAAGAAGGTCGTGTAGGCTACAGCTTACCAGAATTAGATGTACAGGATTTTGATCTATCTGATTTACTGCCAGCAGGGTATGTTCGTGAAGAAGCTGCGGAATTACCGGAAGTTGCAGAACTAGACATTATGCGCCATTATACAGCTCTATCTCGTCGTAACCACGGAGTAGATTCAGGGTTCTATCCATTAGGCTCTTGTACAATGAAATACAATCCGAAGATTAATGAAAATGTAGCGAGATTATCAGGCTTCGCCAATATCCATCCTCTACAAGATGAAGCTACTGTACAAGGTGCTATGGAGTTGTTATATGAACTTCAAACTTCATTAGTAGAAATTACAGGTATGGATGAAGTAACTTTACAACCGGCAGCCGGAGCTCATGGAGAATGGACAGCATTAATGATGATCCGAGCATTCCATGAAGCGAATGGAGAAGGTCATCGTAACAAAGTTATCGTGCCAGACTCTGCTCATGGAACGAACCCGGCATCAGCAACAGTTGCAGGTTTTGAAACGATTACCGTGAAATCAAACGAAGATGGATTAGTAGATCTAGACGATTTGCGCCGAGTAGTTGGAGAAGATACAGCAGCGTTAATGTTAACAAATCCTAATACACTAGGTTTATTTGAGGAAAACATTTTGGAAATGGCTGAAATCATTCATGGTGTTGGCGGTAAAGTATATTATGATGGCGCTAATCTAAATGCAGTTATGAGTAAAGCACGTCCTGGAGACATGGGCTTTGACTGTGTACATTTAAACCTTCATAAAACATTTACAGGTCCTCATGGTGGAGGTGGGCCAGGTTCTGGTCCAGTTGGTGTGAAATCGGATTTAATTCCTTTTTTACCAAAACCTGTTTTAGTGAAAAAAGAAGATGGCTCATTCCATTTTGATTACAATCGTCCTCAATCAATTGGTCGTGTTAAGCCTTATTACGGTAACTTCGGTATCAATGTACGTGCTTATACTTATATCCGTACAATGGGGCCAGATGGTTTAAAAGCTGTAACTGAATATGCAGTTTTAAATGCGAACTACATGATGCGTCGCCTAGAGCCATACTTTGATCTTCCATATAACCGTCATTGTAAGCATGAATTCGTTCTTTCAGGCCGACGTCAGAAGAAATTGGGTGTTCGTACTTTGGATATTGCCAAACGTCTTTTAGACTTTGGGTATCATCCACCAACAATTTACTTCCCATTGAATGTTGAAGAGGGAATGATGATTGAACCGACAGAGACAGAATCAAAAGAGACCTTAGATGCATTTTGTGACGCTATGATACAAATTGCAAAAGAAACGGAAGAAAACCCTTCTATCGTACAAGAGGCACCACATACAACAGTAATAAGCCGTTTAGATGAAACTCGTGCTGCTCGTACACCGGTTCTTCGTTTTACAAAAAATGAAGGTTAA
- the comGD gene encoding competence type IV pilus minor pilin ComGD, which yields MEVKLHREVMKNSNGFTLIEMLLVLSIVLLISSIVFQITLSLSERRVVDQFFEQVMLDIQEIQALAIAKNEPFNIQLYNNHYKGYGIFSGEIIFERDFPQNIKLDVTSNLKYFMVYPNGDVSNFGTIRFHTPFGDANLIIYIKEGRMRLVEL from the coding sequence ATGGAAGTTAAGTTGCATAGAGAAGTGATGAAAAATAGTAATGGATTTACACTGATTGAAATGCTTCTTGTGCTTTCTATCGTTCTTCTAATAAGTTCTATCGTTTTTCAAATAACCCTTTCACTTTCAGAACGGCGTGTAGTTGATCAATTTTTTGAGCAGGTGATGTTAGATATTCAAGAAATTCAAGCACTAGCAATAGCGAAAAATGAGCCGTTTAATATCCAATTATATAATAATCATTATAAAGGGTACGGCATCTTCTCAGGAGAAATAATATTTGAAAGAGATTTCCCTCAAAACATTAAGTTAGACGTGACTAGCAATTTAAAATATTTTATGGTCTATCCAAATGGTGATGTTTCTAATTTTGGGACTATTCGGTTTCACACACCTTTTGGAGATGCGAATTTGATTATTTATATCAAAGAAGGACGGATGAGGCTAGTTGAATTGTAG
- a CDS encoding DUF2759 domain-containing protein yields MNLLMVIFALVAIFAVVNFFQAIKEKNVLSLVFSLATAAIFGWFVVMTVLNQGYPPQLHH; encoded by the coding sequence ATGAACTTATTAATGGTTATTTTCGCTTTAGTTGCAATTTTCGCAGTAGTAAACTTCTTCCAAGCAATTAAAGAAAAGAATGTTCTTTCTTTAGTTTTCAGCTTAGCTACTGCAGCAATTTTTGGTTGGTTTGTAGTAATGACAGTATTAAATCAAGGCTACCCACCACAACTACATCACTAA
- the comGA gene encoding competence type IV pilus ATPase ComGA, giving the protein MEIESVVENKSVQLLLKALHFGASDIHIVPGQDSYSIHFRKYGKLFPTSNLPNELGDRIISYFKFLSSLDISEKRKPQSGSFQQEILKQLYAFRVSTLPSIFKRESLVIRILLQNARLPISSISLNTNSAKKLVQLVSSRQGLLLFCGATGSGKTTSLYSLINYTSEMLARHVISLEDPVESNQTNLLQIQVNERAGVTYAAGLKAILRHSPDVIMIGEIRDRETAEIAIEAALTGHLVLSTIHAKDTVNCIYRLLDLNISLEEIRQALIGIVAQCLVQVEAEERKAIYEILSDLNLVDAIAATMRGEQYVLPHSERLASQKASFEVRKRNAPTTS; this is encoded by the coding sequence TTGGAGATAGAATCGGTAGTTGAGAATAAGAGTGTTCAATTATTATTAAAGGCACTTCACTTCGGCGCATCTGATATTCATATAGTTCCCGGGCAAGATAGTTATTCAATCCATTTTAGAAAATATGGAAAACTATTTCCAACGAGTAATTTACCAAATGAATTAGGGGATAGAATTATTTCTTATTTTAAATTTTTATCTTCTCTGGATATTAGTGAAAAGAGAAAACCCCAAAGCGGTTCTTTCCAGCAGGAAATTTTAAAGCAATTATACGCATTTCGCGTGTCTACATTACCCTCAATTTTCAAAAGAGAGAGTCTGGTCATTCGAATACTTCTTCAAAACGCTCGCCTTCCAATCTCATCCATCAGCTTAAATACAAACTCTGCAAAAAAATTAGTTCAACTGGTTTCAAGCCGCCAAGGATTACTACTTTTTTGTGGTGCGACTGGATCGGGGAAAACAACCTCTTTATATTCGCTAATTAACTACACAAGTGAAATGCTTGCTCGTCACGTTATCTCACTTGAGGACCCCGTGGAGAGTAACCAAACTAATTTATTGCAAATTCAAGTAAACGAACGTGCAGGTGTCACATATGCAGCAGGGTTAAAGGCCATTCTGCGCCATTCCCCTGATGTTATTATGATTGGTGAAATCAGGGATCGAGAAACGGCTGAAATTGCCATTGAGGCAGCTCTTACAGGTCACTTAGTACTTTCAACAATACATGCAAAGGACACAGTTAATTGTATTTATCGTCTATTAGATTTAAATATTTCACTCGAGGAAATTAGACAAGCCTTGATTGGAATTGTTGCCCAATGTCTAGTACAAGTTGAAGCAGAGGAGAGAAAAGCCATATACGAAATTCTGAGCGATTTAAACTTAGTAGATGCGATTGCGGCAACCATGAGAGGAGAACAATATGTTTTGCCACATTCAGAAAGATTAGCTAGTCAGAAAGCTTCTTTTGAGGTGAGAAAAAGAAATGCTCCAACGACTTCGTAA
- the comGB gene encoding competence type IV pilus assembly protein ComGB: protein MLQRLRNIKNSSFYANKSMKVHQLPSFLNRISTLLNEGYTFSDSIDMLLPYHVDDPAAWRKIILEKLKNGEGSTEILECFLIPKHFLVAIKISEESGKLAQSLQTISKQMDFNEKMRKKLINLLSYPIFLSIFLVSIFLAFRTYFLPNITQILNTRTDATNNATVFISSIFLHLPDIFCLILVSTILLLTTFIIYIKKQHVQKQLSIMLKIPIINYFYKLNITNQLARTLGELLIVGFSLQQALTILQDQQLNKILAYVSEKIETQVIFGESLSTAVHNLGWFSAKFDEFIKHGEKSGYLGRQLLIYSELIEEKLQFFIKKGVSIVQPIFFIIIALSIIAAYLSILLPMYELIEII, encoded by the coding sequence ATGCTCCAACGACTTCGTAATATAAAAAACTCCTCATTCTATGCTAACAAAAGTATGAAAGTGCATCAGCTTCCCTCTTTCTTAAATCGAATAAGCACATTGTTAAATGAGGGGTATACTTTCTCTGATTCGATTGATATGCTATTACCTTACCATGTCGACGATCCAGCAGCATGGCGTAAAATAATTTTAGAAAAATTAAAGAATGGAGAAGGTTCAACAGAAATTTTGGAGTGCTTTTTAATTCCCAAGCATTTTTTGGTTGCTATAAAGATTTCAGAGGAAAGTGGGAAGCTTGCTCAAAGCTTACAAACAATTTCCAAACAAATGGACTTTAACGAGAAAATGAGAAAAAAACTAATTAACTTGCTAAGTTATCCTATATTCCTGAGTATTTTTCTGGTGAGTATCTTTCTCGCTTTTCGCACATACTTTTTGCCCAATATTACACAAATTCTAAATACTAGAACTGATGCAACCAATAATGCAACGGTATTTATATCATCAATTTTCCTTCATCTTCCAGATATCTTTTGTCTGATTTTAGTATCTACAATACTCCTCTTAACCACTTTTATTATTTATATCAAAAAACAACATGTTCAAAAACAATTATCAATCATGTTAAAAATTCCGATTATCAATTATTTCTATAAACTAAATATCACAAATCAACTGGCCAGAACATTGGGAGAGCTTTTAATAGTTGGATTCTCACTACAACAGGCATTAACTATTTTACAAGACCAACAACTAAATAAAATTCTCGCCTACGTGTCAGAGAAAATTGAGACCCAAGTAATATTCGGAGAATCACTTTCCACTGCTGTCCATAATTTAGGGTGGTTTTCAGCAAAATTTGATGAGTTTATTAAGCATGGAGAAAAAAGTGGTTATCTAGGCAGACAACTACTAATTTATAGCGAGTTAATTGAAGAGAAGTTACAGTTTTTTATTAAAAAAGGCGTCTCGATTGTACAACCGATTTTCTTTATCATCATTGCTTTAAGTATTATTGCTGCCTATCTAAGTATCTTACTGCCAATGTATGAACTAATTGAAATAATCTAA
- a CDS encoding metalloregulator ArsR/SmtB family transcription factor has translation MIHPLKITSTLSDETRYQIYEYMLQQKKSFTVQAIAEQFSIHPNVARLHLTKLTEINLISAYFVKSGKGGRPGREYKASEDGIELSFPKREASRLIKWTMQLIEQLGPEAIETAKKISYGDGYNQMKEMIANEKGLSLNTFNEKVILLTNASALIGYIPEIIETAEGKKIIFSIYNCPFKKQLSTDNEIVCILHESYLAGQIDVLFPQNEFVQVESMIHDCENCKYEIEILKNVL, from the coding sequence ATGATTCATCCTTTAAAAATAACAAGTACTTTATCAGATGAAACACGATACCAGATCTATGAGTACATGCTTCAACAAAAAAAATCCTTTACAGTGCAAGCGATTGCAGAACAATTTAGTATACATCCAAATGTAGCCAGACTCCACTTAACGAAGCTTACAGAAATTAATTTAATCTCAGCTTATTTTGTCAAATCAGGTAAAGGTGGCAGACCGGGTCGTGAATACAAAGCTTCGGAAGATGGGATAGAATTAAGCTTCCCTAAAAGAGAGGCTAGTCGTTTGATTAAATGGACAATGCAACTAATAGAACAACTCGGACCTGAAGCTATAGAGACAGCAAAAAAGATTAGTTATGGCGATGGTTATAACCAAATGAAAGAAATGATTGCAAATGAAAAAGGCTTGTCACTAAACACATTTAATGAAAAAGTAATCCTTTTAACAAATGCCTCCGCATTGATTGGATACATACCTGAAATTATCGAGACCGCTGAAGGTAAAAAAATAATCTTTTCAATTTATAATTGTCCGTTTAAAAAACAATTATCTACAGATAATGAGATTGTATGTATTTTACATGAATCGTACTTAGCTGGCCAAATCGATGTTCTTTTTCCTCAGAATGAGTTTGTTCAGGTAGAGAGTATGATTCATGATTGTGAAAATTGTAAATACGAAATAGAGATACTAAAAAACGTTCTCTAG
- the gcvT gene encoding glycine cleavage system aminomethyltransferase GcvT, with amino-acid sequence MGNELKRTPLFCEYANYGGKTIDFGGWDLPVQFSSIKEEHDAVRHRAGLFDVSHMGEIIVEGKDALTYLQFLLTNDISKIQIGGAQYNAMCYETGGVVDDLLVYRLEDEKYLLCVNAANIEKDFEWMNKHVQGDVTVINKSNEYAQIALQGPLSVEVLQTLTDVDLNSLQYFKFIENAQIAGNQVLLSRTGYTGEDGFELYGEPQAIVDLWTKILEAGKDKGVVPAGLGARDTLRFEACLPLYGQELSKDISPLEAGIGFAVKLQKESDFIGKEALISQKENGLAQKLIGVEMVDKGIPRHGYKVFKDGIEIGEITTGTQSPLTKRNIGLALIDAKFAQLETELEVEIRNKKVKAQTVATPFYKRSN; translated from the coding sequence ATGGGAAATGAATTAAAACGAACGCCACTTTTTTGTGAGTATGCAAACTACGGCGGGAAAACAATTGATTTTGGAGGTTGGGATCTACCGGTCCAATTCTCTTCCATTAAAGAAGAGCATGATGCTGTTCGTCACCGTGCTGGCCTTTTCGATGTATCCCATATGGGAGAAATTATTGTAGAAGGCAAAGATGCATTAACATACTTACAATTTTTATTAACTAATGATATTTCAAAAATTCAAATTGGTGGAGCTCAATATAATGCGATGTGTTATGAAACTGGTGGAGTTGTTGATGACCTATTAGTTTACCGACTAGAAGATGAGAAATATTTATTGTGTGTGAATGCAGCTAATATTGAAAAAGATTTTGAATGGATGAATAAACACGTTCAAGGTGATGTTACTGTAATAAACAAATCCAATGAATATGCACAAATTGCCTTACAGGGTCCGTTATCTGTAGAAGTACTTCAAACTTTAACTGATGTGGACTTGAACTCTTTGCAATATTTTAAATTTATAGAAAACGCTCAGATTGCTGGAAACCAAGTATTACTTTCGCGTACTGGTTATACAGGGGAAGATGGTTTTGAACTTTACGGTGAGCCTCAAGCAATCGTTGATTTATGGACAAAAATTTTAGAAGCAGGAAAAGACAAGGGAGTAGTACCAGCTGGATTAGGAGCTCGTGATACTTTACGCTTTGAAGCATGTCTTCCTTTATATGGCCAGGAGCTTTCAAAAGATATTTCACCACTTGAAGCTGGAATTGGTTTTGCAGTAAAGCTTCAAAAAGAAAGTGACTTTATCGGAAAAGAAGCTCTAATTTCCCAAAAGGAAAATGGTCTTGCTCAAAAACTTATCGGTGTTGAAATGGTTGACAAAGGGATTCCTCGTCATGGCTATAAAGTGTTTAAAGATGGGATTGAAATCGGAGAGATCACAACAGGAACCCAATCGCCATTAACAAAGAGAAACATTGGTTTAGCTTTAATTGATGCAAAATTTGCTCAATTAGAAACTGAATTAGAAGTTGAAATTCGAAATAAAAAAGTAAAGGCGCAAACTGTCGCAACTCCTTTTTATAAACGCTCAAATTAA
- a CDS encoding shikimate kinase — protein MRKIYLVGFMGCGKSAIGRRLSYFLRLPYYDMDHEIVRQQGMSIPEIFEVYGEAHFRTLEREFLLNFRDEACIIATGGGVAMSEENRNIMRRSGLVFFLDATFEDIYVRIKNDKNRPIVQRSTKQELEQLYQTRRKFYRACGHIRVLTESRTLRQIVEYIGFQVNRLKGE, from the coding sequence ATGCGAAAAATATATTTAGTAGGCTTCATGGGATGTGGTAAGAGCGCTATCGGACGAAGGCTAAGTTATTTTTTAAGACTGCCATATTACGACATGGATCATGAGATTGTTCGGCAACAAGGAATGTCAATTCCCGAAATATTCGAGGTGTATGGAGAAGCTCATTTTAGAACATTAGAAAGAGAATTTCTTCTTAACTTCCGAGACGAAGCATGTATTATTGCAACTGGTGGCGGAGTAGCAATGAGCGAAGAAAACCGTAATATCATGCGTCGTTCCGGATTGGTCTTTTTTTTAGATGCAACATTCGAAGATATATATGTGCGTATTAAAAATGATAAAAATCGACCAATCGTACAACGTTCTACTAAACAAGAGTTAGAGCAATTGTATCAAACGAGAAGAAAGTTCTATAGAGCTTGTGGTCATATTCGAGTATTGACTGAAAGTCGAACTCTACGTCAAATTGTTGAATATATAGGCTTTCAGGTGAATCGTTTAAAAGGCGAATGA